GCAGAAGGCGCGTCCGCCCCGCGAGTACAGCTCGGAGAACGGCTGGTCCGGTTCTCCCGCCGCGGCTGCGGAAAGCAGGAACTGCCAGTAGATGCCGAAGGCGAGCATCAGCACCATAAAAGGCAGCCAGAACAGCAGTTGCAGCAGCGGCGGCAGAAGGGAATAGACGACCCAGATGATGGAATACAACACGTACAGCGGCAGCAGACAGAGCACCTGTCGCCATCTCGCGAAACCGGTCCGGAAGGGACGGCTGTACGAAGCCGGCGACGGACAGAAAAACTCCCGGAAGTAACCGATGATAAGCGGCTGATAAAGAAGCCCGAGCAGACCGTTATAGAGCATGAAAACGGCAGGCGGCCGCGGCGGCGCCCCGCCGCCGGAGTGCGCCCGGGCCTCGACCAGTCCCCAGACAAGGCACGGAACCATGAACACCAATCCGATCAGGATCAGAATCACCATGAAATTCGGCAGCTTCCGGTTCCGGCGAATCTGTTTCCAGCTCTCTGTCAACTGCGCTCCGAACGCGACTTGATTGGCCATCGGTTCCTCCTGTGTTGAGTGATTTCCTCAGAGTATAATGCAGGAAGCCGCCCGGTTCAAGTGCCCGAGAATGGGAAACCGCATTTTTCCCCCCTTTTTCCATCTCCGGTTTCATTCAGGGGGGATAGATACCGCCTCTTGAGCCTGCAGCCGATGGAATTCAGTTGCGGGGCCGCGCCTTTCAGAATCCCGTCAGGACCGATGAGCCCCATTTCTGGACCAGGGCCCGGTAAGCCGCGCCGCCGCCGAACCGGAGATAACCGCGATAGACCTTCTGCATCAGCAGAACGGCGGCAGCTTCTACTCGGGCTCCTCCACGCGCGAGTGGCGGACGATCTTGCCGAGCTCAAGGTAAATCACATCCTCGCAGATGTTCGTCGTACAGTCGCCGATCCGTTCCAGATGACGCGAAATAAACATCGCGTCCACGTAGTAAGCCGCGTTCTGAGGATATTTCCCGATCAGCTCCATGGCCCGGTCGATCACCCGCCGGTTGATCACATCGACTTCCCCGTCCAGCCGCATAACTTCGTTCGCATCGAGGCAGTTGCGCGACACCAGCGCATCGAGCGCCCGCTTCAGCATCTGCCGGACCAGCTGCACCATCTCCGTAAAATCAACCGGCTCGGGCACCTCCTCGTGCCGGCGGTTCGCGAAATCGAGCGTATGCCGCGCGATATTCACCGCCAGGTCGCCGATCCGTTCCAATTCCCCGTTGACCTTGAGGATCGTGATGATGTAGCGCAGGTCTCCCGCCACCGGCTGGTGCAGCGCCAGAATCTTCAGACACTCCTCCTCGATCGTGATTTCGGTGCGGTCGATCGCATCGTCGCGGGCAATCACGGCCGCCGCCATTTCACTGTTCGGCCCGGCCGCCGCCGCAACCGCCTGCTGAACCGCCGTCTCGACCGCCGAGGCGAGGCTGCTCACCATCCGCTTG
The nucleotide sequence above comes from Victivallis lenta. Encoded proteins:
- the phoU gene encoding phosphate signaling complex protein PhoU gives rise to the protein MREQLEKEIVRLKRMVSSLASAVETAVQQAVAAAAGPNSEMAAAVIARDDAIDRTEITIEEECLKILALHQPVAGDLRYIITILKVNGELERIGDLAVNIARHTLDFANRRHEEVPEPVDFTEMVQLVRQMLKRALDALVSRNCLDANEVMRLDGEVDVINRRVIDRAMELIGKYPQNAAYYVDAMFISRHLERIGDCTTNICEDVIYLELGKIVRHSRVEEPE